In Hemiscyllium ocellatum isolate sHemOce1 chromosome 33, sHemOce1.pat.X.cur, whole genome shotgun sequence, the following are encoded in one genomic region:
- the LOC132831271 gene encoding ferritin, middle subunit-like: MASQVCQNYHQDCEAAVNKQVNLELAASYLYQSLMSYFDRDDVALHHFSQFFKAQSQEKQEHAEKLLKFQNQRGGRVLLQDVKKPERDEWGNGLQAMQVALDLEKNVNQSLLDLHQLATAQTDPHLCDFLETHYLDEEVEIIKRLGDYITNLKRLGAAENGLGEYLFDRLSLEDSS, encoded by the exons ATGGCTTCCCAGGTTTGTCAAAACTATCACCAGGATTGTGAAGCTGCTGTCAACAAGCAGGTTAACCTGGAGCTCGCTGCCTCATATCTCTATCAGTCCTTG ATGTCGTACTTTGACCGGGATGATGTTGCCCTGCACCATTTCTCCCAGTTCTTCAAAGCTCAGTCCCAGGAGAAGCAGGAACATGCAGAGAAGCTGCTGAAATTCCAGAATCAGCGTGGAGGCAGAGTCCTCCTCCAGGATGTGAAG AAGCCAGAGAGGGATGAGTGGGGTAACGGGCTGCAGGCAATGCAGGTTGCCCTGGATCTGGAGAAGAATGTGAACCAGAGCTTGCTGGATCTACACCAACTCGCCActgcccagactgaccctcat CTGTGTGACTTCCTGGAGACCCActatttggatgaggaggttgagatcATCAAGCGACTTGGGGACTACATCACCAACCTGAAGCGCCTGGGAGCTGCTGAGAATGGGCTGGGAGagtacctgtttgacaggctcTCACTGGAGGACAGCAGTTAG
- the LOC132831259 gene encoding ferritin, middle subunit-like: MASQICQNYHQDCEAAVNKQINLELMASYLYQSLMSYFDRDDVALHHFSQFFKAQSQEKQEHAEKLLKFQNQRGGRVLLQDVKKPERDEWGNGLQAMQVALDLEKNVNQSLLDLHQLATAQTDPHLCDFLETHYLDEEVEIIKRLGDYITNLKRLGAPENGLGEYLFDRLSLEDSS; this comes from the exons ATGGCTTCCCAGATTTGTCAAAACTATCACCAGGATTGTGAAGCTGCTGTCAACAAGCAGATTAACCTGGAGCTCATGGCCTCCTATCTCTATCAGTCCTTG ATGTCGTACTTTGACCGGGATGATGTTGCCCTGCACCATTTCTCCCAGTTCTTCAAAGCTCAGTCCCAGGAGAAGCAGGAGCATGCAGAGAAGCTGCTGAAATTCCAGAATCAGCGTGGAGGCAGAGTCCTCCTCCAGGATGTGAAG AAGCCAGAGAGGGATGAGTGGGGTAACGGTCTACAGGCAATGCAGGTTGCCCTGGATCTGGAGAAGAATGTGAACCAGAGTTTGCTGGATCTACACCAACTCGCCActgcccagactgaccctcat CTGTGTGACTTCCTGGAGACCCActatttggatgaggaggttgagatcATCAAGCGACTTGGGGACTACATCACCAACCTGAAGCGTCTGGGAGCTCCTGAGAATGGGCTGGGAGagtacctgtttgacaggctcTCACTGGAGGACAGCAGTTAG
- the LOC132831332 gene encoding ferritin, middle subunit-like translates to MASQVCQNYHQDCEAAVNKQINLELTASYIYQSLMSYFDQDDVALHHFSQFFKAQSQEKQEHAEKLLKFQNQRGGRVLLQDVKKPERDEWGNSLQAMQVALDLEKNVNQSLLDLHQLATAQTDPHLCDFLETHYLDEEVEIIKRLGDYITNLKRLGAPENGLGEYLFDRLSLEDSS, encoded by the exons ATGGCTTCCCAGGTTTGTCAAAACTATCACCAGGATTGTGAAGCTGCTGTCAACAAACAGATTAACCTGGAGCTCACTGCCTCCTATATCTATCAGTCCTTG ATGTCGTACTTTGATCAGGATGATGTTGCCCTGCACCATTTCTCCCAGTTCTTCAAAGCTCAGTCCCAGGAGAAGCAGGAACATGCAGAGAAGCTGCTGAAATTCCAGAATCAGCGTGGAGGCAGAGTCCTCCTCCAGGATGTGAAG AAGCCAGAGCGGGATGAGTGGGGTAACAGTCTGCAGGCAATGCAGGTTGCCCTGGATCTGGAGAAGAATGTGAACCAGAGTTTGCTGGATCTACACCAACTCGCCActgcccagactgaccctcat CTGTGTGACTTCCTGGAGACCCActatttggatgaggaggttgagatcATCAAGCGACTTGGGGACTACATCACCAACCTGAAGCGTCTGGGAGCTCCTGAGAATGGGCTGGGAGagtacctgtttgacaggctcTCACTGGAGGACAGCAGTTAG
- the LOC132831211 gene encoding ferritin, middle subunit-like, translating to MVLFQMSYFDRDDVALHHFSQFFKAQSQEKQEHAEKLLKFQNQRGGRVLLQDVKKPERDEWGNGLQAMQVALDLEKNVNQSLLDLHQLATAQTDPHLCDFLETHYLDEEVEIIKRLGDYITNLKRLGAPENGLGEYLFDRLSLEDSS from the exons ATGGTTCTCTTTCAGATGTCGTACTTTGACCGGGATGATGTTGCCCTGCACCATTTCTCCCAGTTCTTCAAAGCTCAGTCCCAGGAGAAGCAGGAACATGCAGAGAAGCTGCTGAAATTCCAGAATCAGCGTGGAGGCAGAGTCCTCCTCCAGGATGTGAAG AAGCCAGAGAGGGATGAGTGGGGTAACGGTCTGCAGGCAATGCAGGTTGCCCTGGATCTGGAGAAGAATGTGAACCAGAGTTTGCTGGATCTACACCAACTCGCCActgcccagactgaccctcat CTGTGTGACTTCCTGGAAACCCActatttggatgaggaggttgagatcATCAAGCGACTTGGGGACTACATCACCAACCTGAAGCGCCTGGGAGCTCCTGAGAATGGGCTGGGAGagtacctgtttgacaggctcTCACTGGAGGACAGCAGTTAG